The Eleginops maclovinus isolate JMC-PN-2008 ecotype Puerto Natales chromosome 10, JC_Emac_rtc_rv5, whole genome shotgun sequence nucleotide sequence TTTCCTGTCTCTACTCCTTTTCAATGTTTACGTTCCATATcgctctccctcttctcttctctcatcccgttttatttcctgtttctccATATTTCCTTCacatttcttcctttcttcGCTCCTTCCcgtttttcttctcttttctaaTATCATCTCCTTTTCCCCATATTTTCTCACATCTCCTGTCCCTTCTTTTCCTGTCCTCCTATATCTTCGCTCCTTCtcattcctctcctctttcctctttttctttttgctcacctcatctcctctcctccccttttCCCAcctgtctttcctctcctcttatctctattcctttcctttcattcccTCCTCTCTATTTAATTTCCATTCCTTTCGTTGTATCTCTTGTCCTTTCATTCCTTCTTCTCTGttctcctgtctcctcttttcctctcctcattgctttcttttaaatttcccccctctttttctcctttactctctttttatttccttgtctctcctctcctcttcctgtgcTCCCTCCTCCACAGAGCTAAGGCTGACAGGCTGTAGATACAGATAAAGTCGGTGTTGTTGTATCAGAGATCTGGCATAAGAAACCCACCtacctctccacacacacaaacaacacttaTGTCTTGATGTTTGCTGTCAGAGCTGCTGGTGAATCTCTTCTGCCTTATCAtttccatctttctctctcaggtGAGGACATAATTGCGTGGTTAGCTGACAGATTCCAAATCGACACACAAGGTAGATGCACGCAACTGATTTCATTCATATGATGTATGGATTACAGTCAGCTGAAAGtgcttttttatgtttaaatccTGCTCGTCTCTGTATGTTGTCAGAGGCCAGGAGTTTTGGCTCTATGCTGGTAGCATTGGGATACATCTACCCTCTACAAGACCACAAACGCTTAGTGATCAAACCTGATTCGTCCCTCTATCGCTTCCAGGTAAACACACAAGCATCAGATTTTAAAGCAGCCCTGTAGTGTTAAAACTGTTAATACTGCCATGTTTTTACAAGTGGGTGCCTGTTTTGGAAGATTCACAGCAGTTGTCCTTTGTCTCACGAGAAAGGAAGTGAATTCCACACAttttttagacacattttttagagacaatttgttttaaaactccACAGGgaacctttttaaatataaagctgTGTTCATCCATTCTTAAACTCTTTAACTGTTGAAATACTTATTTTGGAACTAATGTTTTGATGCTGTAGTATATACAGTTATGATATTACTTTcctacattaaaatgaaaataaatgggcagtttttacttgtttaaagtatttcaatTGAATGCAATGTAAGATTTCATCTAGTCAATCCAAGCTGAAGgcttaacaaacacacagcagtgaaGATTTGTTAGCTTTAAATGTGCTCTATAACTAATTTGATGCTACAAATATTAAGTTGGTCTATTTTGGACGGCAGCACATTTGTCATTGCTGCCTTCATCGGCTTAAGCACACAGATGCTTCATAGGAGACATGACTATCATCTATTGTAAAATCTTCAAAATCAAACATGCATATCACAATGTCCAAGAGCCTAGAGTGATCCAACTATCAGGCAAAAACAGATATTTTACATAACATATATTTCATCTTTAATGACATTAAAGAGAGGAAAATGAAGCTTCAGTGAAAACTGAGGTAATTCTACACTTGTTAAGTTTACAAAAATTGTAAACTACTGCTCCGCAAGTGAAAGCGTTTACCAATAGAGGATAGTAGAGAAGCAAAAATATGATTTGCTATTTGATTTTACCTACTAGATGTAAAACCTCAAATTTCTCTGCTTTTGGTCTCCTGAGTACTCATTATTGAACCCTCATGCTGGTTCCAGTCTGTGTAACATACACATCACAATAAAATATCTGACTTTTGTCCTTTCCAGACACCGTACTTCTGGCCCACACAGCAGTGGCCTGTTGAGGATACAGATTATGGTGAGTGCAAATGAAATCGCACACATTTTATCTCCCTTTCTGTTACCAACCCTTTCTTTTGATTATTGAAGCAATCTACCTGGCGAAAAGAAACATACGCAAGAAAGGAATCTTGGAACTGCACGAGCAGGTGAGAACGAGAGTAAATGAGAGTAATTTATTCTTCTGCTGGCATTTTATCACGTGTTATTTCATATCCCCATCAGGAACACTATAACCGTCTTCACAAGTGGATGAATCATAAATGGGATTTTATAGTGATGCAAGCTAAAGAACAGTACAGGTAGTTGTGTGAGAAACTCAAAGACATCACTCAGTTTTCAGAAACAAAGTGTCACTGTGCTCAGCGTTAATGTGTGGTTTTTAAGGGCTgcaaaggagaggaagaaaccGGACCGAGTGGTGTTCGACTGCCAGGAGAGAGCCTACTGGGTGGTTCACAGACCTCCGgtgagaccacacacacatgcacacacacacacacacacacacacacacacacacacacacacacacacacacacacacacacacacacacacacacacacacacacacacacacacacacacacacacacacacacacacacagatagttATCAGACATGTACTGCACACAGGATACAGCTTAATGTATGGCAGCAGGCTGAGACGTCCTGAAATAAATTGCCCTCCACCTCTATACTTCCTAGGGTATGTCATTATCTCTACCCATGATGCCTCATTATCATTACATGTCCAGTCTGAGGAAAAGGGCACAGCTAATTAATTTTTCACACTGTGTAATGGGAATGTGGCGCAGCGTTTTGCCCCTTGTGCTTGGGGCACGCTGGGTCTGAGATCCGCGCTGTTTCATGATTACTGACTATGCTAGGACGCTTACTTTCTATCCATGAGTCAGTGAGCTTTTACTCATTTAATTTCCAACTATAACATCAACTGACATGGTAAAGAACGTCCTGATGTATTATGTAATCGTGAGGCTAAGAGGTTTATAATTTATGTGAAGTTGTGCTTAATGCTTATATCTTAGCAACTAATGCCATGAGCAGTCGGTTGATTGCACTGTACTTAATAAGCAATTAAACAACAACTTGTATATGCCATATCTCAAAACAATAAGCCTCGATtactgaacaaaatgtgaaattgaaGCATGAGTCTTGGAGTCGGTTAATTTTTCATTGGCATATGTAATTTCACCCACACAGCTCTTATTTAATAGAAAATCAACTTTATAGCTTATTTGCCTGTAATTCACAGAATGTTAACGAACACCTGGATCAAATGCAAGGACTCCGTTAGACATGGAAGTATTAACGATGTGAACACTTTTTCTTGAGATGCATTATCAGATAGATAcacatattatacatttattttggggaaCAAAACAGTATAAATGGTGTTTGCATTTCAATTGCATAAAAATCAGGCTGTATGTTACACTTATTTTCCCACTTGACATTTGAATACTGTACACAGAGGCATCTTGCTGTTAAATATGATGGCAAgtcaatacattttcaaagcctCAGCTGGAAACCAACCGATTACTTTAAGTTATGCATGTCCAACAGTAatttataaatcacattttacacGTGACTGGCCTCTTGTTGTCTCAAACAGTCAGGGAAAGTGAGACACATTAGCAGCTTGTGATTAGCATTATAAAACAGCCATCTACTATAATAATGAGCCCTTTGTTTAACACACATTGTGATATAATTGATTTGTTGTTAATTTGTTTCTGTGTAGCCGGGGACAGTGACTGCAATGGATTATGGTCTGGATCGACAAGTAGATCCAAACTCAGATGAGGTAACAGGTGAGTCATTCTGTGACCTGCATGAACATAACTCCTGCCAATCAGCTTATATTCAATAAGAGGCTTTGATGCATGGATCCAGGTACATTAAAGGATGCttgtctcctctttcctttccctgtctgCTATTTCCATCATTTAACTAATCTGACTAATCTATCTAACTGAAATGAACCCTTCCCTTcccctcttcttttcttctcttttcttctgcaGGACTTTTCAATGGCACTCTTTGTGATTCAGACTTGTTTCTATCACTGGTtatggccacacacacacacacacacacacacacacacacacacacacacacacacacacacacacacacacacacacacacacacacacacacacacacacacacacacacacacacacacacacacaacccccatGTTTGTACTTTAAACAATGCATTCCCTTTGCCCTAACCTTGACTCTCACAACCTAAGCACAACActtaaagtggccctattatTCTCATTTTTCATGGTTTcaagtactgtatgtgttttgaaCTTCTACTGTGACTTGtttatatgctttaatgttcaaaaaggtctttatttttgtcaaactgCGTTTGCTGCAGCTccgcttttcaccctctgtctgaaaccagagcccaatcttctgttttatttacgagtttgtacattttttaagttaaattaaTTACTAACAATTAATAACTACAGTAAGAGACACATTATTACACcaaaagataaacatttaactTAATTCCAGTCAAAGTGGGTCCATTAATAACAAAAACTGTGGTGCTAATAGCAAAAACTCTCGGTTATTGAGTtgacaaagaagaagaataaatggaataaaaacacattctgcTGATTCTTCTGCCATCCATTTTGCACTTGTTTTAGCTTTCATTAGAGAATCTGACAATGATATTGAGTTATACGATTGCAAGGCTAAATCTATGGCTTACCCTTTTAACCATTAAACCAAGTGTCAACGATTTtaaaagccctttaaaaaatgaaagcatgtacacaaacacacaaaacaccaaatacacacgtttttgtacattgtgtgttttgtgatgaCCTGTTGTATGTCATTTAACATCTATTTTGTCTTCCCCAGGCAATTACACCCGACTTCTACGAGAGAATTGTGAGTGGAAATTGACTCTTGCTCTgacattttccaacatttttccACTGAGCCTGTTTCATCTCAGCTAACTGTTGTGTTAAGCACTAGGGATCCATAGAGACAGAACGGTTCTCCTGACATTTTTATAGCTGTCATCTCTCCTCTGCCTCACTGTAGATGATCTTTACGCAGCAGTCCATCATGAGGCCCAGAGTGAAGTCATCAGTGTCAATTGGCGCGTAAGCTGCTCCTCATATTCTGAATCTGTCTGTGACAAGCCTTTCCGTCACTTTAGATTGATCACATCACAAAGTGTGTGTTCCAAAATAGCATCTCCACTGACTGACCTGATGAAGGAATCTGTGTGTTCAGTGACTTGTTATCATGCTATCAGCGGCTAACAAGCACTTTGTAAATTGGAAGACTGTAAAATCCTCaaaatctgttgttttaaaaattgAAAATGGTGGATTTATGTTCATCATATCTTCAAGACATTTGTTCACATCTGCCattgtgtgtcttttaaaaagtgactcatacaaaaaacatacagaacCTGGGGTGgttatacatttttcagtttctttggtCACTTATTTACCCCATAAACAAGCCACATCTCACTCTTGTGTGTTAAATACTCATTTGGTTAACATTTAGTGGTGTGATCAACAACATTTCTCACCAACAATAGCACTAATTTGCTGTTCATGATACATTCAAAACAGTAAATGATTTCCCCCTGTTCTTGCAGATTGGTGAAATACTGTGCCACCTACAACAACCACGACCCTTTCCTCTCCAGGTGTCTTCCCAGCAACCCCTGGGTCACCGATGATGTCACGTACTGGACCTTGAACATGCCCTGGTGAGTCATCTGAGGACCATACATTATCTatattcagaaaacattttgaataacttgtttgttttcgttgattttatttgtgtttgtaacaGTGTGGAAATACCAACTAAGATGCGTGTGGAGAGATGGACGTTCAGCTTCGCAGAGCTGCTGTCAGACACCCGAGGACGAGATGACTTCAGACTTTTCCTGAAGAAAGAATTCAGCGGTACAATTTATACTTATTATTGCCATAGCACTGCACTGTAGATCCATTTTTGGTCACACAATGTTAATACTTCAACAATTCCAAGGGACTAAAAATAGTTTTGATTTCTATTGTTCTCTTTTCTGAACCATCTTAGGTGAGAACTTGGCATTCTGGGAAGCTTGCGAAGATCTAAAGTGGGGCGAAGCTGCCTCGattaaagaaaaagcagagcATATCTACAAGTAATGTCTAATTCACTGTGTAGAATAATTAAGGGATGAATGTTGATAGAGGTCGTTGATAAAGCGGGAACAATAGGCCCCTGATAATCCATTCATGATAACATTCTAGTCCATCAATTTTGCAGTTTTGAAGATTTTCAACTGTTTATATCATCTTATACTTTATATCcctgtttctttacttttaccTCAAAGGTGTATTCACATGcagaacttgagtaaatctGCTGAGTTACAGTCCACTGAGGGTTTTATCTGTTTCACCCACTTTCCTGATCCCAGGACATTCCTGGCACGTGGCGCTCCACGGTGGATCAACATTGACGGTAAGACGATGGAAGTCACGGTGAAAGGTCTGAAACACCCACACAGATACGTCCTGGACCCCGCCCAAACCCATATCTACATGCTCATGAAGAAGGTCAGTAAACATATCCGAAGTACAGCTTTAAATACAAGATAAGCCGTCGACACATTCATGAtaaatttgtgtgtgtttcaaaggATTCATACGGCCGGTACCAAAAATCTCCGGTGTTTAAGGATACGGTGAAGAAGGCCATCTGTCCTGATGAGCACCGTTTCAGGTTAGTGACAGTTTTTAAAGCACACATTGttttacttaataaaaaaaacatcttcagacAATGTAGAGCTTTAATCTACTCGTCCCTTGTTTTGAATAAAATCTTTACATTATGCTTTTGATTATCTTATTTCATATAGTTGACTTATTTCTtcatttacttgcacattggtcacttgcaacattctcttgcatggttttatttctgtttattccTGCactatattgttattgttattgtcttatgctatatatatttatattgttttgttggaggagcacagaacttaagattttcattgccaaaactacactgtagctagaGTgcacattaaaacctttgaatcctATGAGTCCTCGAACCAGCTTTATAAGGAACAAAAATAGAGAAGAAGGCACTGACTCATTAATGCAAATGGTGACTTAGAAATGAcattgctcaagggcaccaaggtctctgcatttgacccatcctagtgttaggaacagtgggctgccattatgtacggcgcctggggagcagtgtaggtaacgatgccttgctcagggacaccgCGGTAacaacttggtctttcggggacttgaactggtgaccaTCCAGTTCtcaggccaagcccctatggactttgccaccaccgccctaaatGTTCTATGTTCTATGTTCTTATGTCCTGTTTCTCTGTACTTTCCCTCAGTTGTGCCCAGTTGGAGCAAAATTCGAAGAAGCGGCGGCCCAGTCTTAGCCCCATCATCCTGCGGCAGATGGAGCAGGAGCAAAGGGCCAAGATGGCCGCCAACATTGACATCACACAGGTCATGAGCAAACTCAGCAAACAGGGCAAGGAGGCGCCTCCTCGTCccgttacaaaataaacaatcagTGATTTTATTAGACTATAAGGAGGTCTAAACTCTTAGCTTACTCTCACTGCTCTTATTGTGTTGATTTTGGTAAAGAATACTCTTTTCATTACCTTCTCAccaccaaacagcagacagaggaAACAAAGGTTGTGTTAATGCTGTAGAAAGTAATTTATTCAAGAAAAGACTTAATTAAGTTGATTTGCTTTACGCTATTTTTATATATGCAGAACAGAGTAGTAGAAGCAAAAACTTTGATAAAGCTTTTTTAAAGGATTGGATCAGCCAACAGTTTCCCCACTTACTCTAATGGTATGAAGTTAGGCTATCAGTGTATTCTCTTATGCTAGAGGTTGGATTTATTCTCAAtattttttcaactttattttcaacatCTAAGGTCATTCCCAACATTTCAACT carries:
- the LOC134870299 gene encoding regulator of G-protein signaling 9-like, whose amino-acid sequence is MTIRNTLQDHGQRYRPRMACLKKSEKVLLEMQDPKTGLKSQPQRLVITTIPHAITGEDIIAWLADRFQIDTQEARSFGSMLVALGYIYPLQDHKRLVIKPDSSLYRFQTPYFWPTQQWPVEDTDYAIYLAKRNIRKKGILELHEQEHYNRLHKWMNHKWDFIVMQAKEQYRAAKERKKPDRVVFDCQERAYWVVHRPPPGTVTAMDYGLDRQVDPNSDEAITPDFYERIMIFTQQSIMRPRVKSSVSIGALVKYCATYNNHDPFLSRCLPSNPWVTDDVTYWTLNMPCVEIPTKMRVERWTFSFAELLSDTRGRDDFRLFLKKEFSGENLAFWEACEDLKWGEAASIKEKAEHIYKTFLARGAPRWINIDGKTMEVTVKGLKHPHRYVLDPAQTHIYMLMKKDSYGRYQKSPVFKDTVKKAICPDEHRFSCAQLEQNSKKRRPSLSPIILRQMEQEQRAKMAANIDITQVMSKLSKQGKEAPPRPVTK